Below is a genomic region from SAR324 cluster bacterium.
CAAACTCACTTAGTCTCTGGTGATGAATGGAGTCGAATGCCTTCCAAGAATCTCGAACTGTCGAATAGTAGTCCACCTGAGGAATATCATAACCTAGATCTTGAAGAGGAAATTCTGATTACAGCTCGAGTTTTTTCAGATGGCTCGGTGTTGGCCATCGGAGAGTCCCATGCCTTCACACAACTTCAAATAAAACTTTTCAGACGCAGAGTTTTTAGGATTCTTCTGGCTGTGGGGATTGTCAGTATATTAGTGGGCTGGTTTTTTACACGAAAAGCCTTGCGACCCATCCAAGATCTGGTGGAAACAACTGAAACAGTAGCTGCAGGACGCTTAGACGCTCGTGTTCCAGAGCCTGACACTTCAGGTGAACTGGCTAAACTTACGCGGCTCTACAATGAGATGTTGGAACGTATTGAACAACTGGTTACGACCATGAACGAGTCACTTGATAATGTAGCTCATGATCTGAGAACTCCGCTAATGCGTTTGCGTAACTCAATAGAGTTGACGATCGCCAACGAAGCAGCCTCGGAAGAAGAACTCAGGGAGGCTCTATTGGATGTTGCGGAAGAAGCAGAGCAGATTCAATTACTGTTGACTGCATTGATGAATCAGGCTGAAGCTGTAGCTGGTACTATGCGCCTGAGTAAAGAATTGATAGACATAAATGTGTTGACGCAGGAAGCTTGTGAGCTCTATGAGTTGCTAGCTGAAGAAAAGCAAATTACCCTGCGAAAGAATTTTGCAGAAGCCCCGGTGTTTCTTGAAGCAGATCCAGTGAGGTTGCGTCAGGCTCTCGGAAACCTTCTTGACAATGCGATCAAATTTACTCCAGAAGGAGGACACATAACCGTGAGCATCCTCTCTGAGCCCAACGTGGTGATTATAGAAATCAGGGACACTGGAGTCGGTATCTCTGAGAGTGATCAACTCAGAATCTTTGAGAGGCTC
It encodes:
- a CDS encoding HAMP domain-containing sensor histidine kinase, which produces MLTLQQEHDQNRMRGTWLRWQEDHGALWKTIPANWEQDPTRMRSLLQTHLVSGDEWSRMPSKNLELSNSSPPEEYHNLDLEEEILITARVFSDGSVLAIGESHAFTQLQIKLFRRRVFRILLAVGIVSILVGWFFTRKALRPIQDLVETTETVAAGRLDARVPEPDTSGELAKLTRLYNEMLERIEQLVTTMNESLDNVAHDLRTPLMRLRNSIELTIANEAASEEELREALLDVAEEAEQIQLLLTALMNQAEAVAGTMRLSKELIDINVLTQEACELYELLAEEKQITLRKNFAEAPVFLEADPVRLRQALGNLLDNAIKFTPEGGHITVSILSEPNVVIIEIRDTGVGISESDQLRIFERLYRGDKSRSTKGMGLGLSLVQGVIQSHGADIQVISSPNQGSTFRIEFLRPT